From Pseudomonas sp. G.S.17, the proteins below share one genomic window:
- a CDS encoding HAD-IA family hydrolase, whose product MKSGCNNGQHAPQPAAAVQLVLFDLLTALLDSWTLWNSVAGSEEMGRTWRMAYLKATYGCGTYRPYETLVEEAAISVGLGKVAAANLEARWTELQPWPEAKRVLSELAPHYKLGVVTNCSEKLGRLAADLLGVPFDVIVTSEQAGFYKPDPEPYRLALQLAGVEPAHAVFVAGSAYDLFGTQKVGLPTLWHNRIGLDAPAGAPAPLFMRPTLDSLVEDITTLSAHRSAGHD is encoded by the coding sequence ATGAAATCAGGTTGCAACAATGGTCAGCACGCTCCTCAACCAGCGGCTGCGGTGCAACTCGTCCTGTTCGACTTGCTCACCGCGTTACTGGATTCGTGGACACTGTGGAATTCCGTCGCAGGCTCCGAAGAAATGGGACGCACGTGGCGTATGGCTTATTTGAAAGCCACTTACGGCTGTGGAACCTATCGGCCCTATGAAACGCTGGTCGAGGAGGCCGCCATCAGCGTGGGATTGGGTAAGGTGGCTGCAGCAAATCTGGAGGCGCGCTGGACGGAGTTGCAGCCGTGGCCTGAGGCCAAACGCGTTCTCAGCGAATTGGCACCGCACTACAAACTGGGCGTGGTCACCAACTGTTCGGAGAAGTTGGGACGCCTTGCAGCGGATCTGCTGGGCGTGCCGTTTGATGTGATTGTCACTTCTGAACAGGCCGGTTTCTACAAGCCTGATCCAGAACCTTACCGGCTCGCGCTGCAACTTGCGGGTGTCGAGCCCGCTCACGCTGTATTCGTCGCAGGCTCGGCCTACGATCTGTTTGGCACGCAGAAAGTCGGCTTGCCAACCCTCTGGCATAACCGGATAGGGCTCGATGCCCCAGCAGGCGCGCCTGCTCCGTTATTCATGCGCCCGACACTGGATAGCCTGGTTGAGGACATCACAACCCTGAGCGCACACCGCTCTGCAGGTCACGACTGA
- a CDS encoding RidA family protein translates to MKLITAEKLPAPGGHYSHGVLAGKLLFISGQLPFPPGEQEFPEGIKAQSIQAMANLEAVLQAAGASLNNLVNVQIYIVDVDDWPIVNSTYSALMGAHRPARVIIPCGPLHHGALVEISAVAEIE, encoded by the coding sequence ATGAAGTTGATCACAGCGGAAAAACTGCCTGCGCCAGGCGGGCATTACTCTCACGGCGTACTGGCGGGAAAGCTTCTGTTCATTTCCGGGCAGTTGCCGTTTCCGCCAGGCGAACAGGAGTTTCCCGAGGGGATAAAAGCCCAGAGCATTCAAGCGATGGCAAATCTGGAAGCTGTGCTCCAGGCGGCGGGAGCTTCCTTGAATAACCTGGTCAATGTGCAGATTTACATTGTTGATGTGGATGACTGGCCGATCGTCAATTCGACTTACTCGGCACTGATGGGCGCGCATCGACCTGCGCGAGTGATCATCCCCTGTGGACCACTCCATCATGGGGCCTTGGTGGAAATATCAGCAGTGGCTGAAATTGAATAA